The Salmo salar chromosome ssa06, Ssal_v3.1, whole genome shotgun sequence sequence AGCTGGAAGTCCCTGCTGTGCAGACAGAGGCGCAGGAAAGGAGGACCGCTCTGCTCCAGATTGGGAAGCAGCTCCTCTACCACCCAGCGCTCGTCCTTCCCGCTATAGGAGACAAACGCATCATAGTGGTAGCGCCCCCTGGTGTTGGATCGCATGGCCTCCGACAGCCAGCCAAGGGtgatgtggtagagggggaggaggtagggGCCGGCCAGGTTATGGACCAACACCACCAGCATGAAGAACATTACTCCCAGGCCAGTCGCAGCAAAGAGCACAAAGCCCACCTCTGTTGTGCAGTTGGCTTCTGTGTACTTGACAAAATTAGGTGTGTCTATTCCATTGTCCGACAAGCATATCAAGTCCTCCAAAGCAGACATAACGGGATTAGTATACGGAGTAAACATGATCACTTCAACCTGCCTGTACCCTTTGGCCCATGTAATGAGCCAAGCATTGTCACAACTGCAAAAGATCTGGATCTGAGGAAGTATCAAATACTTAAGGCTAGAGAGAGGTTCAATAAAGCTGTAGAATACATTATAAATGTTCTCGATACACAAATACAATGTTTTCAAGGATTTAAAGTCTTTAGTTAAACTCCCCTCCAAAGAATAAATCCTGCAGTTGTCAAGTTCGAGAACCTCCAGTTTGGTCAAGTTGTGAAAAATGTTGTCGGCAGAACGCTGTATTAAAAGATCCACCTGACGTAGAGTCAGTTTCCTCAGGTGAATCAGCTGATTAATTGATGTTAAATCAACACTTTTAGCTGAAAGCTTAGATCTGTAGTCAAATGTCTCCACAGACGTGAAGTACTTTCCCATGAATTCAGATCCACAAAGGAATTCTTCAGCATCAGCATGAAGATGGGTTACAGACTGAAAGAAAGGTCTGTCACAGTCCTCAAATGACACCGTCTGGCCTTTGAGCTGGAGACTCAGGTTGTGTTTAGATGTGATGTTACTGCCGATAATCAACTGCATTGGCCTCATAGCTGAACTAATGTACAGATGAGTCAGCTGACTCAGAATGCCACCAAATATAAGTGTCAGATTCAGCTtgatcacaggttctgttagtggATTGTTCAATTGCCCGAGAAACACTTGTCTTAGAGACGTGAGGTGTGTGAAAGACATTGCCTCAATGTTGTGAATAAGTGGATTGTTCCTGAGGTCTAACCATGTCAAACTATGTAAACCAAAAAATGTGTTTGCATTTATCTGTGTTATCTTATTTCTTGTAATGTCTAAGGACTCCAGATTTGTCAATCCCAGGAAAGCAAAGTCTTCAATGTTTGAAATTAAATTATGTGTTAAATCCAGATACTGCAGCTTAACAAGACAGCTAAATTGTTTAGCAAAAAGAATGTGTAGCTTGTTCAACCTTAAAGTCAGTTTTGTCAGTTGTAAACCAAAAAATGTGTTTGTATTTATCTGTGTAATATTATTTATTCCAATGTCTAAGGATTCCAGATTTGTCAGTCCCAGGAAAGCAAAGTCTTCAATGTTTGAAATTAAATTATCTGCTAAATCCAAATACTGCAGGTTAATAAGACAGCTAAATTGTTTAGCAAAAAGCATTTGTAGTTTGTTCAACCTTAAAGTCAATTTTGTTAACCATTTTATTGGTTGTTTTTGGAAGGAGCAAATATCAAGTCTGTTGTCTTTCAGGCCATTTATTGTTAATTGAATAAGGTTTTTGAGACCGGAAATAAAATGCCATTCCAAATATGGAGTAGAATGGAAATAGCCAGGTTTACGTAAATGCATATATTCTAGCCCAATGCACAATTCAACACTGGACATAGAGAGGCTGCTTAAATTGGCATtgtgaaaatatattttcttgATTGAAAGcaaaaacactacactacagatacTTTCAATATCTATTTCATTGCTACCAGAGCAACTGAAGTACTGGATTTGCTGAATCCCAGACAGGGGAAGGCGCAGTAGGACTTCCTGGCTGAAAGCCCCAGATAATCCTGTGAGGTTCTGGAGCCAAGCCAGTGAACCTTCctgtatatgtgttatttcaccaaATAATAAGTCAGAGATTGCTAGATTGTTAAAAACAGGTTTCATGCTTTCGTTGGTGTTTAAGATGGAGCAGTTTGATTGGTTTAACGATTGTATCTCTGGTGCTTCTATATTTAGCTTTATAAGTGACTTTATATTCATTATTCTGCATAGTATCTCTGACAAATCATCTACACAGGGTTCACGAATGATGAGACTTTGTAAATGAGTCATGCCATGGAAAACATCTGGGGCCATTGCTGATAGTCTATAACCCCATACGGTCAAATTACTCAGCTTGACTAGATCTCTGAATGTATGAGGCCCAATATGACAATCACAGCACCCAGAGCCCATTCCATCCAAATGTAAATGTTGCAGATTTGGAAGGTGGCTTTTCCCAGACGGAAGGATTTGAGTAAAACAGCCCTTAATGTACAGGTAGTCCAGATCCTGAAACTGAGAGAAAAAGCCCAGAGACATGGATCTATTTTCGCCATTTGCCATAGATATGCAGAAGGTATTGATATTAGGGGGAAGTCCAAGTAGATCCTCCTCGATGGCTGTGACATATTTACAGGCAGCAGTGTAATGTTCTGCATGACGAGGTAGGTAGTTGCAGGACCAGGTGGGAAAGTCTCCCAAGTCTTCACCTCTGTCATAAATCTGGCATTTAGGATGCATCCATCCACTAGTACACTGAATCCACAGGAACAGGACGGCAGGGTGGGAAAACATAGCTCTCATCTCTCCCAACGTCAGTCAAATGTACTGAGATAATTGTCAGAATAGTTTGGTTCCGGTGGATATCTGTAAAACGTTGGTTTGATACAATAACACACTTGGGAATACGACAAACAGTATGGAGtctttcttgttgttgttgtttgtcagATGGGTTCCTCCTTGGTAACTAACAGCAGTTCATACCTTTTGGTTGTTCCAATGTTCTGCCCTTTCACCCTGCAGTTGAATTGTGTCTCAAGGTTACAGGACTAAATATTTAAAGGTTAGTTTGGTTCCAAAAGTAAAGAAACTATAAAATGTCCCACAGTCAATGAAGAAATGAATGCAGAGCTGCAACGTGTTCTCTGATCATCACAGTTGATGTCTGAATGCGTCCGAGGAGCAGCATCCTGTTTGTACAGCAGTCACACTGTATGTTAAACGGCTTgtaaagtctgtttttacatgtcTCTCTTTCAGTTCCTGAAAGAAAAATGTTGTCTATGAAAAAGACAATTTACATGAAAGACCTGTTTGGACGTAATAGATTTCAGAAGACACATGAGTCTCACTAAAATATTTGCAGATTGTAATGAAATATCAGTTGGAGTACAGTACTTCATTTTTGTTTTAATTTATTGAATTCTGTAGTACATATAAATATCAAAACAGGAAGTGGGTAACTTCTTTAAGGAAGTTGTGCTGTTGacactattattactattattattattactctgGGACTGTAGTCCTCTTCAGAGCCCTGTGACATGCCACTATAATGACATTATTA is a genomic window containing:
- the LOC106606329 gene encoding toll-like receptor 13, with translation MRAMFSHPAVLFLWIQCTSGWMHPKCQIYDRGEDLGDFPTWSCNYLPRHAEHYTAACKYVTAIEEDLLGLPPNINTFCISMANGENRSMSLGFFSQFQDLDYLYIKGCFTQILPSGKSHLPNLQHLHLDGMGSGCCDCHIGPHTFRDLVKLSNLTVWGYRLSAMAPDVFHGMTHLQSLIIREPCVDDLSEILCRIMNIKSLIKLNIEAPEIQSLNQSNCSILNTNESMKPVFNNLAISDLLFGEITHIQEGSLAWLQNLTGLSGAFSQEVLLRLPLSGIQQIQYFSCSGSNEIDIESICSVVFLLSIKKIYFHNANLSSLSMSSVELCIGLEYMHLRKPGYFHSTPYLEWHFISGLKNLIQLTINGLKDNRLDICSFQKQPIKWLTKLTLRLNKLQMLFAKQFSCLINLQYLDLADNLISNIEDFAFLGLTNLESLDIGINNITQINTNTFFGLQLTKLTLRLNKLHILFAKQFSCLVKLQYLDLTHNLISNIEDFAFLGLTNLESLDITRNKITQINANTFFGLHSLTWLDLRNNPLIHNIEAMSFTHLTSLRQVFLGQLNNPLTEPVIKLNLTLIFGGILSQLTHLYISSAMRPMQLIIGSNITSKHNLSLQLKGQTVSFEDCDRPFFQSVTHLHADAEEFLCGSEFMGKYFTSVETFDYRSKLSAKSVDLTSINQLIHLRKLTLRQVDLLIQRSADNIFHNLTKLEVLELDNCRIYSLEGSLTKDFKSLKTLYLCIENIYNVFYSFIEPLSSLKYLILPQIQIFCSCDNAWLITWAKGYRQVEVIMFTPYTNPVMSALEDLICLSDNGIDTPNFVKYTEANCTTEVGFVLFAATGLGVMFFMLVVLVHNLAGPYLLPLYHITLGWLSEAMRSNTRGRYHYDAFVSYSGKDERWVVEELLPNLEQSGPPFLRLCLHSRDFQLGKDIVENITDSLYRSRHTLCLVSRHYLRSNWCSLEMKLATSRLQVEQRDILLLVFLEKIPPRRLSAHHRLARLVKTRTYLDWPQDPDQHQAFWDRLWSKLSEA